The Bacteroidales bacterium genome contains a region encoding:
- a CDS encoding M23 family metallopeptidase: MCFKKKKETKEKKKRARPFKRRFRLVMMDDGNFKEVWSFRLTLGNIVYSLSIIILVFILFGGILMTFTPLKHWIPDYPDAKIRQGIIDNSIKVDSLAQLIDIQDQYIVNLKQILVGDIKTETPSLKSLSENRSEIIDSLNQREFDSIIREKVEFDRQTSVSVLQTPVNQSNISTLQFFPPVKGVVSSTFNSKEQHFGIDIVTKPSSPVCATLSGTVIYKGWTLEGGNVVQIQHTNNVISVYKHNAVILKDQGDYVLVGEPIGVVGNTGEYSTGPHLHFEIWHNGVPVNPADYVSFN, translated from the coding sequence ATGTGTTTCAAAAAGAAAAAAGAGACAAAAGAGAAAAAAAAGAGAGCCAGACCTTTTAAACGCCGTTTTCGTCTTGTTATGATGGATGACGGTAACTTTAAAGAGGTTTGGTCGTTTAGGTTAACATTGGGTAACATTGTTTATAGTTTATCAATAATTATATTAGTTTTTATTCTGTTTGGTGGTATTTTAATGACATTTACACCACTAAAACATTGGATACCAGATTATCCCGATGCCAAAATCAGACAGGGAATTATCGATAACTCGATTAAAGTTGACAGTCTCGCACAACTAATTGACATTCAGGATCAATATATTGTCAATTTGAAACAGATATTGGTTGGAGATATAAAAACGGAAACACCATCATTGAAAAGTTTGAGCGAAAATCGCTCCGAAATAATTGATTCTTTGAACCAACGGGAGTTTGATTCAATTATTCGCGAAAAGGTTGAGTTCGACAGACAAACAAGTGTTTCTGTTTTGCAAACGCCTGTAAATCAGTCAAACATTTCTACATTGCAATTTTTCCCGCCAGTAAAAGGAGTTGTTTCCAGTACTTTTAATTCAAAGGAACAACATTTTGGTATTGATATAGTAACCAAACCATCGTCTCCTGTTTGTGCAACACTCTCGGGCACAGTAATATACAAGGGCTGGACACTCGAAGGAGGAAACGTTGTACAGATACAGCATACAAACAATGTAATATCCGTATATAAACACAATGCTGTAATCTTGAAAGACCAAGGCGACTACGTGCTTGTGGGCGAGCCTATTGGCGTTGTTGGCAATACCGGAGAATATAGCACAGGACCACATTTACACTTCGAGATATGGCATAATGGCGTTCCTGTCAATCCGGCTGATTATGTCTCTTTTAATTAA
- a CDS encoding 1-deoxy-D-xylulose-5-phosphate reductoisomerase: protein MKKIILFGSTGSIGTQTLEVVRESGDKFEVVAITANNSADTLIEQAREFNPKYVVIGNKSLYEYVRAALYGLDIKVLAGQESINNLPTIVKADTVVTAVVGFSGLIPTMKAIEEGMNIALANKETLVVAGDKVIPAAKKHGVTILPVDSEHSAIFQCLVGESHESIEKLILTASGGPFRNYTIEQLEKVTPADALKHPNWNMGAKITIDSATMMNKGLEVIEAHWLFDIQPENIDVVVHPQSIIHSMVQFVDGNIKAHLSLPDMRLPIQYALNYPERTKNNFERYIFDPIDTLTFEKPDTEKFPCLQIAYDTLKQGGNYACIVNAANEVAVAAFLKERIGFMQITEIITETLSRVIKISNPSLNDYIYSDQEARLRAEQIIEKIKTK, encoded by the coding sequence TTGAAAAAAATAATCTTATTTGGGAGTACAGGTTCCATTGGAACGCAAACGCTTGAGGTTGTCAGAGAGTCAGGCGATAAATTTGAGGTTGTAGCCATTACAGCCAATAATTCAGCTGACACTCTGATAGAACAGGCGCGAGAATTCAACCCCAAATATGTTGTTATTGGGAACAAGTCGTTGTATGAATATGTTCGAGCTGCTTTGTATGGACTGGATATCAAAGTCCTGGCAGGACAAGAGTCAATAAACAATCTCCCAACAATAGTTAAAGCCGATACGGTTGTTACAGCAGTGGTCGGATTTTCAGGGCTAATCCCAACAATGAAAGCTATTGAGGAGGGAATGAATATTGCTTTGGCAAATAAAGAGACATTGGTTGTTGCGGGTGACAAGGTAATTCCAGCAGCCAAAAAGCATGGAGTAACAATCCTCCCTGTTGATTCTGAGCACTCTGCAATATTTCAATGTCTTGTAGGAGAAAGCCACGAATCAATTGAAAAGCTGATACTTACCGCATCAGGGGGACCTTTCCGAAATTACACAATCGAGCAGCTTGAAAAAGTCACACCCGCCGATGCATTAAAACACCCAAATTGGAATATGGGTGCCAAAATCACTATAGACTCGGCAACCATGATGAACAAAGGGCTTGAAGTTATTGAGGCACACTGGCTTTTCGATATTCAACCCGAGAACATAGATGTTGTGGTTCATCCTCAATCTATAATACATAGTATGGTTCAGTTTGTTGATGGCAATATAAAAGCCCATCTAAGCCTGCCCGACATGCGGTTGCCGATACAATATGCTTTGAATTATCCAGAAAGGACAAAAAATAATTTTGAGAGATATATATTTGATCCCATTGATACTCTTACATTTGAAAAGCCTGATACAGAGAAGTTTCCATGCTTGCAAATTGCTTACGATACTTTAAAACAAGGAGGGAACTATGCTTGTATCGTTAACGCAGCAAACGAAGTAGCTGTAGCAGCTTTTTTGAAAGAGAGAATAGGATTTATGCAGATAACCGAAATAATTACAGAAACTCTTTCGCGCGTAATAAAAATAAGTAATCCCTCGTTAAACGACTATATTTATTCCGATCAGGAAGCACGTTTAAGAGCTGAACAAATAATAGAAAAAATTAAAACAAAATAG
- the rseP gene encoding RIP metalloprotease RseP, whose amino-acid sequence MEILIRVGQLLLSLSLLVILHEFGHFFFARLFKTRVEKFYLFFNPWFSIFKKKIGETTYGIGWLPLGGYVKIAGMIDESMDKDQMSKPPQPYEFRSKPAWQRLLIMLGGVLANFITALVIYVLILFTWGEEYIPLSKMEHGIMPDSTAMMVGFQPGDRILSVDNEPIERFNELTTTILLNDSKTVQVERNGEKVTVDIPEWLAKSVIKNNSMLFAPRFKFVIADFVDSSTAQQAGLQKGDYVVGIDTIATPYADILTSALPNYAGQTIDVKVVRDNETITMPVTIDQNGKMGIMADIMASIPVAVAEYGFLESIPAGINKGFKTAGDYLKQLKLIFSPKTKAYESLGGFIAIGKIFPGTWDWQSFWRLTAFLSIMLAILNLLPIPALDGGHVLFTIFEMITGQKPSDRFLEVAQITGMLLLFALIIYANGNDIVKLFR is encoded by the coding sequence ATGGAGATATTAATAAGAGTAGGACAATTGTTGCTAAGCTTGTCATTATTAGTAATATTGCACGAGTTTGGTCACTTCTTTTTTGCACGTCTTTTTAAAACGCGGGTCGAGAAATTTTATCTCTTTTTTAACCCTTGGTTTTCGATATTCAAGAAAAAAATCGGCGAAACAACATACGGAATAGGTTGGCTTCCATTGGGAGGATACGTTAAAATTGCAGGTATGATTGACGAATCGATGGATAAAGATCAGATGTCGAAACCCCCACAGCCTTATGAGTTTAGATCAAAGCCAGCTTGGCAGCGACTGCTTATTATGCTGGGCGGTGTTTTGGCAAATTTCATTACCGCATTGGTGATTTATGTTTTGATACTGTTTACATGGGGCGAAGAGTATATACCGCTTTCTAAGATGGAGCACGGTATTATGCCCGACAGTACTGCAATGATGGTTGGGTTTCAGCCCGGCGACAGAATCTTGTCTGTTGACAACGAACCAATAGAGAGATTTAATGAGCTGACAACCACCATTTTACTCAATGATTCAAAAACGGTTCAGGTTGAACGTAATGGAGAAAAAGTTACCGTTGATATTCCCGAATGGCTCGCTAAGAGTGTTATAAAAAATAACTCTATGCTATTTGCTCCACGATTTAAATTCGTGATTGCAGATTTTGTTGACAGCTCAACCGCACAACAAGCAGGGTTGCAAAAAGGAGATTATGTTGTTGGTATTGACACAATAGCAACGCCTTACGCAGATATTTTAACATCAGCATTACCAAATTATGCAGGACAAACAATTGATGTTAAAGTTGTGCGTGACAACGAAACAATAACAATGCCTGTTACTATTGATCAAAACGGAAAAATGGGGATAATGGCCGATATAATGGCCTCGATTCCTGTAGCTGTTGCCGAATATGGCTTTTTAGAATCAATACCCGCAGGCATAAACAAGGGATTTAAAACGGCGGGCGACTATTTGAAACAGTTGAAACTGATATTTTCGCCTAAAACAAAGGCTTATGAGTCTCTTGGTGGATTTATCGCCATAGGCAAAATATTCCCCGGCACATGGGATTGGCAAAGCTTTTGGCGACTTACAGCTTTCCTTTCAATTATGCTTGCAATACTTAACCTACTTCCAATACCTGCCTTAGATGGAGGTCACGTTCTGTTTACAATCTTTGAGATGATTACAGGACAAAAGCCATCGGATAGGTTTCTGGAGGTTGCACAAATTACAGGAATGTTGCTTCTGTTTGCACTTATAATTTATGCCAATGGTAACGATATTGTTAAATTGTTTAGATGA
- a CDS encoding YfhO family protein, translating to MKSRIDFQTIKPHLVAIVLFVIVSFGYFHPVLEGKMLRQGDMMAYAGAAQELKELKAETGEYALWTDRMFGGMPTFLIHNPGHANLTRYVHNVLNLNHARPANHLFLYMLGFYMALLLFGVSPSRSIAGAIAYAFSTYFIIIIYAGHITKVMALGYMPLVVASVYHAFKSDRLRGGVLLGLFLSIQIYVNHLQITYYTFIIVALLGLFELISAIKKRKLADFGKTFACLVIGATLALAANLTTLWTVYEYSAFSRGKPNLEKPDQNQTTGLDIDYITAWSYGKGETLNLLVPNLKGGSSHMDLGKNSQTYKVVEQNYGRQTADQFIKYSDTYWGDQPFTSGPVYIGATVIFLFILAMFLLKGNLKWWLLIATILAIILAWGRHFMWFNELIINYLPGYNKFRTVSMTLVIAQFTLPLLAIIAFDKIAKNKYTFAQIKKPLIYSTSIVAGLLLLILIANSSSSEMIGRSDVRIPDIIQKSLQADRLSMLQSDVFRSLLFMLVTSGLIWFLSKAKIKATVATVALGLLFAADLIPVSLRYAQNDSWVSRTELKQQPFKPTVADMEILKDKEHYRVLNFASNTFNDAATSYFHNSVGGYHGAKMRRYQELIDEQIIPEMNKVKDILQVSPTYQKVDSVMRELNVLNMLNTRYYILSPDNQPIVNPYALGQAWFVDSIVWASGANDEMALLSTTKLENTAVVDKQYENILGDNLNNSNEKSITMKSYSANRLEYSFQSETEALALFSEMYYPKGWRAFVNGEPAEIIRANYLLRGLVLPAGEGEVLFEFHPKSYFVGNVVSYASSALILLLSVWVLIVPIFRKPKKEVES from the coding sequence ATGAAGAGTCGGATAGATTTTCAAACCATTAAACCACACTTAGTAGCAATAGTTTTATTTGTTATTGTAAGTTTCGGTTATTTCCACCCTGTTTTAGAGGGGAAGATGTTGCGTCAAGGAGATATGATGGCATATGCCGGTGCTGCTCAAGAGTTAAAAGAACTTAAAGCAGAAACAGGCGAGTATGCCCTTTGGACTGACAGAATGTTCGGCGGTATGCCCACATTTTTAATACATAACCCCGGACATGCAAACTTAACCAGATACGTTCATAATGTATTGAATTTGAACCATGCGCGCCCAGCAAACCACCTCTTTTTATATATGTTGGGCTTCTATATGGCTCTTTTGCTTTTTGGAGTATCGCCGTCTCGGAGTATTGCGGGAGCAATAGCTTACGCCTTTTCTACTTATTTTATAATAATAATTTACGCCGGACATATTACAAAAGTAATGGCACTTGGATATATGCCGTTGGTCGTAGCTTCGGTCTATCACGCCTTTAAGTCCGATAGGTTGAGGGGAGGGGTGTTGTTGGGCTTGTTTTTATCTATCCAAATATATGTAAACCACCTTCAAATAACATATTACACCTTTATTATAGTCGCTTTATTGGGGCTTTTCGAATTGATATCAGCCATTAAAAAGCGAAAATTAGCAGATTTCGGAAAAACATTTGCCTGTTTGGTAATAGGAGCGACATTAGCATTAGCAGCTAACCTAACAACCCTTTGGACAGTATATGAATACAGCGCATTTTCAAGAGGAAAACCAAATTTAGAGAAACCAGATCAAAATCAGACAACCGGACTTGATATTGATTATATCACCGCGTGGAGCTACGGCAAAGGCGAAACGCTTAACTTACTTGTACCCAATCTGAAAGGTGGTTCAAGCCATATGGATTTGGGGAAAAATAGCCAAACTTACAAGGTAGTAGAGCAAAATTACGGAAGACAAACAGCCGACCAATTTATAAAGTATTCAGACACCTATTGGGGAGATCAGCCATTTACTTCAGGACCTGTTTATATTGGGGCTACCGTAATATTCCTGTTCATTTTGGCAATGTTTCTACTGAAAGGGAACCTAAAATGGTGGCTACTTATAGCAACAATCTTAGCAATTATATTAGCTTGGGGACGACACTTTATGTGGTTCAACGAGCTTATTATCAATTATTTGCCCGGATATAACAAGTTCCGTACTGTAAGCATGACATTGGTAATAGCGCAATTTACTTTGCCGCTGCTTGCTATCATTGCATTCGACAAAATTGCAAAGAATAAATATACGTTTGCTCAAATTAAAAAGCCTCTGATATATTCAACGTCTATCGTTGCTGGTTTGCTTTTACTGATACTCATTGCAAACAGCTCAAGTTCAGAAATGATAGGAAGATCGGATGTTAGAATACCTGATATAATTCAAAAATCATTACAAGCCGATCGTCTAAGTATGTTACAATCAGATGTTTTTCGTTCACTATTGTTTATGTTAGTCACATCGGGTTTGATATGGTTCTTATCAAAAGCTAAAATCAAAGCAACAGTTGCAACCGTGGCATTAGGTTTATTGTTTGCTGCAGATTTAATTCCTGTATCTTTAAGATATGCTCAAAACGACAGTTGGGTATCACGTACAGAGTTGAAGCAACAGCCATTTAAGCCCACAGTAGCCGACATGGAAATCCTGAAAGATAAGGAGCATTACAGAGTTTTAAATTTCGCGTCAAACACATTTAACGATGCTGCAACATCATATTTCCACAATAGTGTTGGAGGCTACCATGGTGCGAAAATGCGACGCTATCAAGAACTTATAGATGAGCAGATTATCCCCGAAATGAATAAAGTAAAAGATATTTTACAGGTAAGTCCAACCTATCAGAAAGTTGACAGCGTAATGCGAGAGCTTAATGTTTTAAATATGTTGAATACACGATATTATATACTTTCGCCTGATAATCAGCCAATAGTTAATCCTTATGCTCTTGGTCAAGCGTGGTTTGTCGATAGTATTGTTTGGGCATCGGGAGCAAATGACGAAATGGCACTGTTGTCAACAACAAAACTCGAAAATACAGCTGTTGTAGATAAGCAATATGAGAATATTTTAGGTGATAATTTAAACAACTCTAATGAAAAGAGTATAACAATGAAAAGCTATTCAGCTAATCGTTTAGAATATTCATTCCAGTCGGAGACAGAAGCTTTGGCACTGTTTTCAGAAATGTACTATCCAAAAGGGTGGAGAGCTTTTGTTAACGGTGAGCCAGCTGAAATCATAAGAGCAAACTATCTGTTACGCGGATTGGTGTTACCGGCAGGCGAGGGCGAAGTGTTGTTTGAGTTTCATCCAAAATCCTATTTTGTCGGGAATGTTGTCTCATATGCAAGTTCGGCTCTGATCTTGTTATTGAGTGTGTGGGTTTTGATTGTGCCAATATTTAGAAAGCCAAAAAAAGAGGTTGAGTCGTAG
- the ruvB gene encoding Holliday junction branch migration DNA helicase RuvB yields the protein MSEEFNIRNPKQSPSDIEIDQQLRPLTFDDFQGQKQILENLKIFVEAARMRGDALDHVLLHGPPGLGKTTLSNIIANELGVKMRITSGPVLEKPGDLAGILTSLEENDVLFIDEIHRLNPVIEEYLYSAMEDFRIDIVIDKGPSARTVQIGLSPFTMIGATTRSGLLTAPLRARFGINCHLEYYDNEVISGIVKRSARILNIPIEEDAATEISLRSRGTPRVANALLRRVRDFAQVKGSGVIDKEISIYALEALNIDQHGLDEMDNRILTTIIDKFSGGPVGLSTIATALSEDPGTIEEVYEPFLIKEGFLKRTPRGREATELTYKHLNRASGYRQQSLFD from the coding sequence GTGTCCGAAGAGTTTAACATACGCAATCCAAAGCAGTCGCCAAGCGACATTGAAATCGACCAGCAGTTACGTCCGCTGACGTTCGACGATTTTCAGGGACAAAAACAGATTTTGGAAAATCTGAAAATATTTGTCGAAGCTGCACGTATGCGTGGCGATGCTCTAGATCATGTTTTGTTGCATGGACCTCCCGGACTAGGCAAAACTACGCTCTCCAATATCATTGCCAATGAACTGGGCGTAAAAATGAGGATCACTTCGGGACCTGTTCTTGAAAAACCCGGCGATCTTGCAGGCATATTAACAAGTTTAGAAGAAAACGACGTTCTTTTTATTGATGAGATACACCGTTTAAACCCTGTGATTGAGGAGTATCTCTATTCTGCAATGGAGGATTTTCGTATTGATATCGTTATTGACAAAGGACCCTCGGCAAGAACAGTGCAAATAGGGTTGAGCCCCTTTACTATGATTGGAGCCACAACACGAAGCGGATTGTTAACAGCACCCTTAAGAGCGAGATTCGGAATTAACTGTCATCTAGAGTATTACGATAACGAAGTAATATCGGGCATTGTAAAACGGTCGGCAAGAATTTTGAATATTCCCATAGAAGAAGATGCAGCAACGGAAATATCGTTACGCAGTCGTGGTACTCCGCGCGTTGCTAACGCTCTGCTTCGACGTGTTCGCGATTTCGCGCAGGTAAAAGGCAGTGGTGTTATAGATAAAGAGATTTCGATTTATGCTTTAGAAGCTCTAAATATCGATCAGCACGGACTTGACGAAATGGATAATCGTATATTGACAACAATTATCGATAAATTTAGCGGGGGTCCGGTGGGGTTATCTACAATCGCAACTGCTTTGAGCGAAGACCCGGGAACTATTGAAGAGGTTTACGAGCCGTTCCTTATCAAAGAGGGATTTTTGAAACGCACACCACGCGGTAGAGAGGCTACAGAGCTAACATATAAACACCTAAACAGAGCTTCGGGATATAGGCAACAATCACTGTTCGACTGA
- the queG gene encoding tRNA epoxyqueuosine(34) reductase QueG → MLEHETISTKIKRQAIALGFDDVGIAKVQNTGKLHEHLESWIQKGYHGSMEYMRNNIETRSKPILYVPEAKSVIVVIVNYYQENIKSKSKYKIAQFAHVQDYHYVLKEKLNQLLSFIVDIEPKTVGKISVDAQPVAERYWAVQAGLGFIGQNTMFIHPKLGSFNFIGSIVTNLELDSDTPSNETCLGCGKCISSCPNGAIVEPYTLDSQRCISYQTIESRSESIFNERIKFENYIFGCDICNLVCPHNENIPLANKNNFAAKPEITNMTDDDWNTLGSSQFKRRFSHSPLRRAGLRGIRRNILWCNKK, encoded by the coding sequence ATGCTTGAACACGAAACAATATCTACAAAAATTAAAAGGCAAGCCATTGCACTTGGCTTCGACGATGTTGGAATTGCCAAAGTGCAAAATACCGGCAAGTTGCATGAACATCTAGAGTCGTGGATACAAAAAGGGTATCACGGCAGCATGGAGTATATGCGAAATAATATTGAAACACGCTCTAAGCCAATATTATATGTCCCTGAAGCGAAATCGGTAATTGTTGTTATTGTAAATTATTATCAAGAGAATATCAAAAGCAAATCGAAATATAAGATAGCACAATTTGCTCATGTTCAAGATTATCACTATGTTTTGAAAGAAAAATTAAATCAGTTACTCTCTTTCATTGTTGATATAGAGCCTAAAACAGTAGGGAAAATTAGTGTTGATGCACAACCCGTCGCCGAACGATATTGGGCGGTGCAGGCAGGATTAGGGTTTATTGGACAAAACACAATGTTTATCCACCCGAAACTTGGTTCTTTCAATTTTATTGGCTCCATTGTAACAAATTTAGAGCTTGATAGCGACACTCCGAGCAACGAAACCTGCCTTGGTTGCGGAAAATGTATCAGCAGTTGTCCAAATGGAGCAATTGTAGAGCCTTATACTTTAGATTCGCAACGCTGTATATCGTATCAAACAATAGAATCGCGTTCAGAATCAATATTTAATGAGAGAATAAAATTTGAAAACTATATTTTTGGTTGCGATATTTGTAACCTTGTTTGTCCGCATAACGAAAATATTCCGTTGGCTAATAAAAACAACTTCGCGGCAAAGCCTGAAATTACAAATATGACAGATGATGATTGGAACACATTGGGTTCGAGCCAATTTAAACGCCGATTTTCGCATTCGCCCTTAAGACGAGCGGGATTACGCGGAATTAGGAGAAATATTTTGTGGTGTAATAAAAAATAA
- a CDS encoding OmpA family protein — protein MIKRSKQISVLVLATLLAFAVSCVPKRQFVELEMKTERSIRDRDSLKAKNADLTVEKTELQSELDLMKREVQQSRNELAGQLDSMRYYKSQYNILQAANNDLTRRLDEMVYGVESENKQMLVELHQLREDLQRREENLRKLRDSLSAERNNLDLMQLRLEDRNQILASLDSMLQEKERNLEEQSRQMARLQEMLKQKDNAVRELKDKVSKALLGFQNDGLTVEHRNGKVYVSLDEKLLFKSGRYTIDSRGRMALQKLSDVLAENKDINILIEGHTDDVPLQGRGEIQDNWDLSVKRATTVVKVLLENKRLNPDRLMAAGRSEYHPVEKSKTTEARAKNRRTEIILTPKLDELLKILENN, from the coding sequence ATGATAAAGAGAAGTAAGCAAATCTCAGTTCTTGTATTAGCAACACTTTTAGCGTTTGCAGTTTCGTGTGTCCCAAAAAGACAATTCGTGGAACTAGAGATGAAAACCGAGCGATCTATTCGCGATAGAGACTCACTTAAAGCCAAAAATGCCGACCTGACAGTAGAAAAAACTGAGTTACAATCTGAGCTTGACCTAATGAAACGTGAAGTGCAACAGTCACGTAATGAGCTAGCAGGACAGCTAGACTCAATGAGATACTATAAAAGTCAATATAATATTTTACAAGCTGCGAACAACGATTTAACAAGACGGTTAGACGAAATGGTATACGGCGTTGAGAGTGAAAACAAACAAATGCTGGTTGAGTTACATCAGTTGCGTGAAGATTTGCAAAGACGTGAAGAAAATTTGCGTAAACTGCGCGACAGTTTATCAGCAGAAAGGAACAATTTGGACTTAATGCAACTTAGATTAGAAGACAGAAACCAAATTTTAGCTTCGTTAGACTCAATGCTGCAAGAAAAAGAGAGGAACCTTGAAGAGCAAAGCAGACAGATGGCTAGACTACAGGAAATGCTTAAACAGAAAGATAATGCAGTAAGGGAACTTAAAGATAAAGTTTCTAAAGCGCTGCTTGGATTCCAAAATGATGGACTTACTGTTGAGCATCGCAATGGGAAAGTTTATGTTAGCTTAGACGAAAAACTGCTTTTCAAATCGGGGCGTTATACCATTGACTCACGAGGTAGAATGGCACTTCAAAAGCTGTCAGATGTTTTGGCAGAAAACAAGGATATTAATATTCTTATAGAAGGACACACAGACGATGTTCCACTTCAGGGCAGAGGTGAAATTCAGGACAACTGGGATTTAAGTGTTAAAAGAGCTACGACAGTTGTTAAAGTTTTGTTGGAGAACAAGAGACTTAATCCCGACAGGCTAATGGCTGCAGGACGTTCTGAGTATCACCCGGTAGAAAAGTCTAAAACAACCGAAGCAAGAGCTAAAAACAGAAGAACAGAAATAATCCTGACTCCAAAATTAGACGAATTGCTAAAAATCCTCGAGAACAATTAG